In Rhizobium sp. ZPR4, a genomic segment contains:
- the tolB gene encoding Tol-Pal system beta propeller repeat protein TolB has protein sequence MIRKSFVRLLVVLAGLMAVASTPAYAVVELNINKGNVQPMPIAITDLLSNDTLGPQISSVISADLQRSGLFAPINKQAFIEKITNPDSTPRFPDWTSINAQALVTGRVTQEGGRLRAEFRLWDTFGNSQMIGQQFYAQPDNWRRVAHIIADAIYEKITGEKGYFDTRVVFVAESGPKTARKTQLGIMDQDGANVRMLTDGSDLVLTPRFSPNRQEVTYMSFANQQPRVYLLQLQTGQRELVGNFPGMTFSPRFSPDGQRVIMSLQQEGNANIYTMDLRSRTTTRLTSTAAIDTSPSYSPDGTQVAFESDRGGQPQIYVMNADGSNQRRISFGNGSYSTPVWSPRGDLIAFTKRAGGNFSIGVMKPDGSGERILTSGSYSEGPTWAPNGRVIMFFRAPSGASGPQIYSIDLTGYNEQKIPTPGFASDPAWSPLLE, from the coding sequence ATGATCAGAAAATCCTTCGTCCGCCTCCTGGTGGTGCTAGCAGGCCTGATGGCTGTGGCATCCACTCCGGCCTATGCCGTGGTCGAGCTCAACATCAACAAGGGCAATGTCCAGCCCATGCCGATCGCGATCACCGACCTTCTGTCGAATGATACGCTCGGTCCGCAGATTTCGAGCGTGATCTCCGCCGACCTGCAGCGTTCCGGACTGTTCGCTCCGATCAACAAACAGGCCTTCATCGAGAAGATCACCAATCCGGACTCGACCCCGCGCTTCCCGGACTGGACGTCGATCAACGCGCAGGCGCTGGTAACCGGCCGCGTGACGCAGGAAGGCGGCCGCCTTCGCGCTGAGTTCCGCCTCTGGGATACGTTCGGCAACAGCCAGATGATCGGCCAGCAATTCTATGCCCAGCCGGATAACTGGCGTCGTGTCGCGCACATCATTGCCGACGCGATCTACGAGAAGATCACCGGCGAAAAGGGTTATTTCGATACCCGTGTCGTCTTCGTTGCCGAAAGCGGCCCGAAGACGGCCCGCAAGACGCAGCTCGGCATCATGGACCAGGACGGCGCCAACGTGCGCATGCTGACCGACGGCAGCGATCTCGTGCTGACGCCGCGCTTCTCGCCGAACCGGCAGGAAGTGACCTACATGTCTTTCGCCAACCAGCAGCCGCGCGTCTATCTGCTGCAGCTGCAGACCGGCCAGCGCGAGCTGGTCGGCAATTTCCCCGGCATGACCTTCTCGCCGCGCTTCTCGCCGGACGGGCAGCGCGTGATCATGAGCCTTCAGCAGGAAGGCAACGCCAACATCTACACGATGGACCTGCGCTCGCGCACCACGACGCGCCTGACCTCGACGGCCGCGATCGACACCTCGCCGTCCTATTCGCCCGATGGCACGCAGGTTGCTTTCGAAAGCGACCGCGGCGGTCAGCCGCAGATCTATGTCATGAATGCCGACGGCTCGAACCAGCGTCGCATCTCGTTCGGCAACGGCTCCTATTCCACGCCGGTCTGGTCGCCGCGCGGCGATCTGATCGCCTTCACCAAGCGTGCCGGCGGCAATTTCTCCATCGGTGTCATGAAGCCGGACGGTTCCGGCGAGCGGATCCTGACCTCCGGCTCTTATAGCGAGGGACCGACCTGGGCGCCGAACGGCCGTGTCATCATGTTCTTCCGCGCCCCGTCCGGTGCGAGCGGACCGCAAATTTATTCGATCGACCTGACCGGCTATAACGAGCAGAAGATCCCGACGCCGGGCTTCGCTTCGGACCCCGCATGGTCGCCGCTCCTCGAGTAA
- the tolR gene encoding protein TolR, translating into MAMSVGGKGGGGGRRGGRRGGGRGGPIADINVTPLVDVMLVLLIIFMVAAPMMTSGVPIDLPQTQAGALNAQTQPITISIKADGQVFMQETQIDVAEIAAKLQAIATTGYNERIFVRGDGKAPYGVIADVMSRIQEAGYKNIGLVTQQITDH; encoded by the coding sequence ATGGCAATGTCTGTTGGAGGCAAGGGTGGCGGCGGTGGCCGCCGGGGCGGTCGTCGCGGCGGAGGCCGGGGTGGCCCGATCGCCGATATTAACGTGACGCCGCTGGTTGACGTCATGCTCGTGCTGCTTATCATCTTCATGGTGGCGGCGCCGATGATGACGTCGGGCGTGCCGATCGACCTGCCGCAAACGCAGGCCGGCGCACTGAACGCCCAGACCCAGCCGATCACAATCTCGATCAAGGCCGATGGCCAGGTGTTCATGCAGGAAACGCAGATCGACGTCGCCGAAATCGCCGCGAAGCTGCAGGCGATCGCGACCACGGGCTACAACGAACGCATTTTCGTGCGTGGCGACGGCAAGGCGCCTTACGGCGTGATTGCCGACGTCATGTCGCGTATCCAGGAAGCCGGTTACAAGAATATCGGCCTGGTTACGCAGCAGATAACGGACCACTGA
- the ybgC gene encoding tol-pal system-associated acyl-CoA thioesterase produces MNSPFLIAGELEAGSHRLVQRVYYEDTDFSGLVYHARYLHFLERGRTDYLRCLGVEQRELLNADEEGLVFVVHRMEIDFKGPARMDDVLTIRTVTEKAGGAKMVLSQEIRRDDTLLIAAKVIIAVINAKGRPRRLPEKLAAQMLAASERAG; encoded by the coding sequence ATGAACAGCCCCTTTCTGATAGCTGGGGAACTGGAAGCCGGAAGCCACCGGCTGGTGCAGCGAGTCTACTATGAGGATACGGATTTTTCCGGCCTCGTCTATCACGCGCGCTACCTGCATTTCCTCGAGCGCGGGCGCACCGATTACCTGCGTTGTCTCGGCGTGGAGCAGCGCGAACTCTTGAATGCTGATGAAGAAGGGCTGGTTTTCGTCGTTCACCGCATGGAGATAGACTTCAAGGGACCGGCTCGCATGGATGACGTGCTGACGATCCGCACCGTCACCGAAAAGGCTGGTGGTGCCAAGATGGTATTGTCCCAGGAGATCCGGCGCGACGATACATTGCTGATCGCAGCCAAGGTCATCATCGCCGTCATCAATGCCAAGGGGCGCCCGCGTCGGCTGCCGGAAAAGCTCGCCGCGCAGATGCTCGCCGCGTCGGAACGTGCTGGCTGA
- the tilS gene encoding tRNA lysidine(34) synthetase TilS — MSVDAVTGGATAITPEAATSEFLHSLAKPAHILVAVSGGSDSTGLLIALAERLKSHPHEGLTLTAATIDHGLRAAAADEARQVAAFCASRGISHFVRRWEGEKPKTGIMAAAREARYALLADLASDISADVIVTAHTLGDQRETMVMRSARRGQGGYGTGIADAVLFDRRIWIIRPFLACRREDIRAFLKGYGVSWFDDPSNEDMKYERVRTRMDLTGEAATEPLADGGADRAALSRRAAAWLDEHVAIHAHALCVIDRSALSADEAVVSYALSYLAAVFGGRPYAPGRAQMERVLEFVNGANPGRRTAGGVVFDLRRDALYLMRENRNIAPISVFPGERGNWDGRFEIENSGSTAVCIGAYGAENATVFPKVLPKGVVQRARAAMPLIVAQDGAETAKVGLLPHLAPFDRFLTRFDLTFADHLSVAFGREAYRRLPLSAL; from the coding sequence ATGTCCGTTGATGCTGTGACCGGCGGCGCCACAGCCATTACGCCTGAAGCCGCAACAAGCGAATTTCTGCACTCTCTAGCGAAGCCTGCTCATATTCTCGTCGCCGTTTCGGGCGGCAGTGATTCTACCGGGCTTCTGATTGCCCTTGCCGAGCGGCTGAAATCTCATCCTCACGAAGGTCTTACCCTTACCGCAGCAACCATCGATCATGGATTGCGCGCTGCAGCAGCGGACGAAGCGCGGCAAGTCGCCGCATTCTGCGCCTCGCGCGGGATTTCCCATTTTGTCCGCCGCTGGGAGGGGGAGAAGCCCAAGACCGGCATCATGGCCGCGGCGCGCGAGGCGCGCTACGCGCTGCTTGCGGACCTGGCCTCCGACATTTCGGCCGATGTGATCGTAACAGCCCATACGCTTGGCGATCAGCGTGAGACGATGGTCATGCGCAGCGCACGCCGCGGGCAGGGCGGTTATGGCACAGGCATTGCCGATGCGGTTTTGTTCGATCGGCGCATCTGGATTATCAGGCCGTTTCTCGCTTGCCGGCGGGAGGATATCAGGGCCTTTCTCAAGGGGTACGGCGTTTCCTGGTTCGACGACCCGAGCAACGAAGACATGAAATACGAGCGGGTACGCACCCGCATGGACCTTACGGGGGAGGCGGCGACCGAACCGCTGGCAGATGGTGGCGCCGATCGGGCCGCGCTTTCCAGGCGAGCGGCCGCATGGTTGGACGAGCATGTCGCAATCCACGCGCATGCGCTCTGCGTCATCGATCGATCCGCTCTCTCGGCGGATGAGGCGGTCGTTTCCTATGCCCTGTCTTATTTAGCCGCAGTCTTCGGGGGCAGACCCTATGCACCGGGCCGCGCGCAGATGGAACGCGTTCTCGAATTTGTGAACGGGGCTAATCCGGGCCGGCGCACGGCCGGAGGGGTGGTCTTCGACCTGCGCCGCGACGCGCTCTACCTTATGCGGGAAAACCGCAACATCGCTCCAATTTCCGTCTTTCCTGGCGAGAGAGGCAATTGGGATGGCCGCTTTGAAATAGAGAATTCCGGATCGACGGCGGTCTGCATCGGCGCCTATGGAGCGGAAAATGCGACGGTTTTTCCGAAGGTTCTGCCAAAAGGTGTAGTGCAGCGTGCTCGGGCAGCGATGCCACTGATTGTGGCGCAGGATGGCGCAGAGACGGCAAAGGTTGGGCTTCTGCCCCATCTTGCGCCCTTCGACCGCTTTTTGACACGATTCGATCTCACATTCGCCGATCACCTATCAGTCGCTTTTGGACGTGAAGCCTATAGGCGGCTGCCGCTTTCGGCCCTATAG
- the pal gene encoding peptidoglycan-associated lipoprotein Pal: MSRTAIQAVGHMQNLARNPIMIALFVGLSLAGCASKKGLPNDANGLGLNGAGNATPGSPQDFTVNVGDRVFFVVDSSSISSEAAQTLDRQAQWLARYPNYSITVEGHADETGTREYNLALGARRAAAAKSYLASRGVPANRMKTISYGKERPVATCDNESCWSQNRRAVTVLNGAGS, from the coding sequence ATGAGCCGTACCGCAATCCAGGCCGTTGGCCACATGCAGAACCTCGCACGCAACCCGATCATGATCGCGCTTTTCGTCGGCCTTTCTCTGGCTGGCTGCGCTTCCAAGAAGGGTCTGCCGAACGATGCCAACGGTCTTGGCCTGAACGGTGCCGGCAATGCTACTCCGGGCTCGCCGCAGGACTTCACGGTCAATGTCGGCGACCGCGTTTTCTTCGTTGTTGACAGTTCCTCCATCAGCTCCGAGGCAGCGCAGACGCTCGATCGTCAGGCTCAGTGGCTTGCTCGCTATCCGAACTATTCCATCACGGTCGAAGGTCATGCCGACGAGACCGGCACTCGCGAATATAACCTCGCTCTCGGCGCGCGCCGCGCAGCAGCAGCGAAAAGCTACCTCGCTTCGCGCGGCGTTCCGGCGAACCGCATGAAGACGATTTCCTACGGCAAGGAACGCCCGGTCGCTACCTGCGACAACGAGTCCTGCTGGTCGCAGAACCGCCGCGCTGTCACCGTGCTCAACGGCGCCGGCTCCTGA
- the tolQ gene encoding protein TolQ yields the protein MEQVALAAATTPDITLWSLFMQAGLVVKLVMIGLLAASVWTWAIVIDKYLSYARARRQFDHFEQVFWSGQSLEELYRTLSERNNTGLSAIFVAAMREWKKSFERGARSPIGLQMRIDRAMDVTLARESEHLIARLGSLATIGSAGPFIGLFGTVVGIMTSFQAIAGSKSTNLAVVAPGIAEALLATAIGLVAAIPAVIAYNKFSADAGKLSGRMEGFADEFSAILSRQIDEKLQPRQAAQ from the coding sequence ATGGAACAAGTAGCATTGGCAGCGGCCACCACACCAGACATCACCCTCTGGTCGCTCTTCATGCAGGCGGGCCTGGTGGTCAAGCTCGTCATGATCGGCCTGCTGGCAGCGTCCGTATGGACCTGGGCGATCGTCATCGACAAATATCTGAGCTACGCGCGGGCACGCCGGCAGTTCGATCACTTCGAACAAGTCTTCTGGTCCGGCCAGTCGCTCGAAGAACTCTACCGCACGCTTTCGGAGCGCAACAACACAGGCTTGAGCGCCATCTTCGTCGCGGCCATGCGCGAATGGAAGAAATCCTTCGAGCGCGGCGCCCGTTCGCCGATCGGCCTGCAGATGCGTATCGACCGCGCCATGGACGTGACGCTGGCGCGCGAATCGGAGCATCTGATCGCCCGTCTCGGATCGCTTGCCACCATCGGTTCCGCCGGCCCGTTCATCGGTCTCTTCGGTACCGTCGTCGGTATCATGACCTCGTTCCAGGCGATCGCCGGTTCGAAGTCGACCAACCTTGCAGTCGTTGCGCCGGGTATCGCCGAAGCGCTGCTCGCAACTGCCATCGGTCTGGTTGCCGCTATTCCCGCGGTTATCGCCTACAACAAGTTCTCGGCCGATGCCGGCAAGCTCTCGGGTCGCATGGAAGGTTTCGCGGATGAATTCTCCGCCATCCTTTCGCGCCAGATCGATGAGAAGCTGCAGCCGCGTCAGGCAGCGCAGTAA
- the ybgF gene encoding tol-pal system protein YbgF, translating into MRKLVVASMLCLAAVVGSERDASALSLFGIHLGGREASAQSTSGNPQRQAQYGQAPVINVQNSDAEVRLQQLEDQMRQLNGRVEEMSYQLLQMQETIRKAQEDNEFRFQQLEKRGGGAAAPAAGGTMKKSEADVPAQSGGGQQDDVAGVISNSQNGSAAAPRNNSAGKPPSELGSIQFDQGGDQIGSSMTGANNGSGAPPSAGSSSGSQTASLGSENDQYKAAYGHVLSGDYGVAEQEFRQYLDSYPSSSRAADANFWLGEALYSQGKYNEAAKTFLNAHQKYSTSEKAPEMLLKLGMSLAALDNKDTACATLREVGKRYPKASKAVTGKVASEEKRLAC; encoded by the coding sequence ATGAGAAAACTTGTCGTGGCGAGCATGCTTTGTCTCGCTGCCGTTGTGGGTAGCGAGCGCGATGCTTCTGCCTTGTCGTTGTTTGGAATCCATCTCGGAGGCCGCGAGGCTTCCGCGCAATCGACTTCCGGCAATCCTCAAAGACAAGCACAATACGGCCAGGCGCCGGTCATCAACGTTCAAAACAGCGATGCCGAAGTCCGCCTGCAGCAGCTCGAAGACCAGATGCGCCAGCTGAACGGCCGCGTCGAGGAAATGAGCTATCAGCTGCTTCAGATGCAGGAGACGATCCGCAAGGCGCAGGAAGACAACGAATTCCGCTTCCAGCAGCTTGAAAAGCGCGGCGGCGGTGCCGCCGCGCCGGCTGCCGGGGGCACGATGAAGAAGAGCGAGGCCGATGTGCCCGCGCAGAGCGGCGGTGGTCAGCAGGATGATGTTGCCGGCGTCATCAGTAATTCGCAGAATGGCAGCGCCGCTGCGCCGCGCAACAACAGCGCAGGCAAGCCACCGAGCGAACTCGGCTCGATTCAGTTCGATCAGGGCGGCGACCAGATTGGCTCCTCCATGACGGGGGCCAACAATGGTTCGGGTGCGCCGCCGAGCGCGGGCTCTAGCTCCGGCTCGCAGACGGCTTCGCTCGGCAGCGAGAACGACCAATACAAGGCTGCCTATGGGCACGTCCTGTCCGGCGACTATGGTGTCGCCGAACAGGAGTTCCGCCAGTATCTCGACAGCTATCCGAGCAGCTCGCGGGCTGCGGATGCGAATTTCTGGCTCGGCGAAGCGCTCTATTCGCAGGGTAAGTACAACGAGGCCGCCAAGACCTTCCTGAATGCGCATCAGAAATATAGCACGTCAGAAAAGGCGCCCGAAATGCTCCTGAAGCTCGGGATGTCGCTTGCGGCACTCGACAATAAGGATACGGCCTGCGCCACGCTTCGCGAGGTGGGCAAGCGTTATCCGAAGGCCTCCAAGGCTGTGACTGGCAAGGTTGCCAGCGAAGAGAAGCGGCTTGCCTGCTGA